In a single window of the Ignavibacteria bacterium genome:
- a CDS encoding carbohydrate binding family 9 domain-containing protein yields MYSQESLSGDTVNTNTRPEITISKCENSSVKIDGVLNEIVWETCQTADGFVEIQPGDNLQASVNTEVKMTYDDDHLYVAFTCYDDRISKLRANLSDRDKMYQDDYIGILLDTYNDHKQAYEIFLNPFGIQGDGIWTKQGEEMNFDMLYDAEAKIYKDKWIVELAIPFKSLRFPDKDDQQWGVHIIRTRPRESRTQFSWAKVSRDNSEFLSQAGILKGFKKLKKGKQLELLPYVIGSQSGQREDTYNPESPFVNEKFRGDLGIGIKYGFSSNLTGELSFNPDFSQVESDAAQINVNSSSAVFYPEKRPFFLDGANIFNSYINVVYTRMLNNPLYTAKLIGKIDDIDVGYLMGYDQNTPFIIPTKYGSDFILTDLKSFGNALRLKKSLSGSSFIGFIGTDHETGDSYNRVAGFDGSFNFADKYYFNWEALGYFTKELNDTGLYSNSTSINNNGNDAGFNGEKLSGFGGTFSLVRSSRHWNGEIFLNIAPPEARRELGYMSKNDFRELGIWQGFTIYPKNSVFLRIEPNFNGGVQYDYDGRIKEQWFIPQFYIQFKHQINLSGGFLAVNNENYYDVYHKNVNRGWLNININTYSKATGGAFFELGKYIVRFEEPSYVGWGWNAEAWLTIKPLNNLVMENNYSYFELAKEKGGEKLYTGYIFRNKTSFQFTRKFFLRLVVQYDSFSKSFDIDPLLSYKWNPFTIFYIGSTHNLADIGPSPNHSRFLETRRQFFAKFQYLIKL; encoded by the coding sequence TTGTACTCTCAGGAATCCTTATCCGGTGATACTGTAAATACTAACACCAGGCCTGAAATAACAATTTCAAAGTGTGAAAATTCATCAGTTAAAATTGACGGCGTATTGAATGAAATTGTTTGGGAGACCTGCCAGACTGCGGATGGCTTTGTGGAAATTCAACCCGGTGATAATCTGCAGGCATCAGTGAATACAGAAGTAAAAATGACTTACGATGATGATCACCTGTATGTTGCATTTACATGTTATGATGACAGAATATCAAAGCTGCGTGCAAATTTATCTGACAGGGATAAAATGTACCAGGATGATTATATCGGCATTTTACTGGATACATATAATGATCATAAGCAGGCGTATGAAATATTCCTGAATCCTTTTGGAATTCAGGGTGATGGAATTTGGACGAAACAGGGCGAAGAAATGAATTTCGATATGCTCTATGATGCGGAAGCAAAAATTTATAAAGATAAATGGATAGTTGAGCTGGCAATACCCTTTAAAAGCCTTAGGTTTCCCGATAAAGATGACCAGCAGTGGGGTGTGCATATAATCCGTACGCGTCCGCGTGAAAGCCGCACACAGTTTTCCTGGGCTAAAGTATCAAGGGATAATTCCGAATTTTTGAGCCAGGCGGGAATACTTAAAGGTTTTAAAAAACTAAAAAAAGGTAAACAGCTGGAGCTGCTGCCGTATGTGATAGGCTCGCAGTCCGGTCAAAGAGAAGATACATATAACCCGGAGTCACCTTTTGTAAATGAAAAATTCAGAGGTGATCTTGGGATCGGAATTAAATACGGTTTTTCATCCAACCTTACCGGAGAGCTTTCATTTAATCCTGATTTTTCACAGGTTGAAAGTGATGCAGCACAGATAAATGTTAATTCCTCATCTGCCGTTTTTTACCCTGAAAAACGGCCGTTCTTTCTTGATGGAGCAAATATATTTAATTCTTATATTAATGTAGTTTATACAAGAATGTTAAATAACCCTTTATATACTGCCAAGCTTATTGGAAAGATAGATGATATTGATGTTGGCTATTTGATGGGGTATGACCAGAATACACCTTTTATAATACCTACAAAATATGGCAGTGATTTTATTTTAACGGATCTTAAATCTTTCGGGAACGCACTCAGATTAAAAAAGAGCCTTAGCGGATCTTCATTTATAGGTTTTATAGGAACAGACCATGAAACAGGGGATAGCTATAACAGGGTAGCGGGTTTTGACGGTTCATTTAATTTTGCTGATAAGTATTACTTCAATTGGGAAGCGCTTGGCTATTTTACTAAAGAGCTCAATGATACAGGATTATATTCCAATTCCACCAGTATAAATAACAATGGTAATGATGCCGGGTTTAACGGTGAAAAATTAAGCGGGTTTGGGGGTACTTTTTCGCTTGTGCGTAGTTCACGCCACTGGAACGGGGAGATCTTTCTTAACATAGCACCGCCTGAAGCAAGGCGGGAGCTGGGCTACATGAGCAAAAATGATTTCAGGGAGCTTGGCATATGGCAGGGATTTACCATTTATCCTAAAAATTCAGTCTTCCTCAGAATTGAACCGAATTTTAACGGGGGAGTGCAGTATGATTATGACGGAAGAATAAAAGAACAATGGTTCATTCCTCAATTTTATATTCAGTTTAAGCATCAAATAAACTTAAGCGGCGGATTCCTGGCTGTTAATAATGAAAATTATTACGATGTATATCATAAAAATGTAAACAGGGGCTGGCTGAACATTAACATCAATACTTACAGCAAGGCAACAGGAGGCGCTTTTTTTGAGCTTGGTAAATATATTGTCAGGTTCGAAGAGCCTTCATATGTAGGCTGGGGTTGGAATGCCGAGGCATGGCTTACTATTAAACCGCTTAATAATTTGGTAATGGAAAATAACTACAGTTACTTTGAGCTGGCAAAAGAAAAAGGCGGTGAAAAGCTTTATACCGGTTATATCTTCAGAAATAAAACTTCATTCCAGTTTACAAGAAAATTCTTCCTGAGACTTGTTGTACAGTATGATTCATTTTCCAAAAGCTTCGATATAGACCCGCTTTTAAGCTACAAATGGAATCCATTCACTATATTTTATATCGGCTCAACACATAATCTTGCTGATATAGGTCCTTCGCCAAATCACAGCAGATTCCTGGAAACAAGAAGGCAGTTCTTTGCCAAGTTTCAATATCTGATAAAGCTGTAA
- a CDS encoding T9SS type A sorting domain-containing protein produces MRLNKTIAALFIMLFILTAVRLFSQTPLNQFSIKFETSVAATMVGQDGLVMRTEDGGLNWSVLDAGITNVLFSNESFVYTDPTGGIQTVHFACGENGVIIKSLNSGANWSLLTTGTTENLNYIYARKSDEIYVCGNNGTLLFSQDLGETWTSIEVNTDKNLKMMAMAPDVPEINKRMPVIVGDSGTVLVNSDLAGNWTPVVCGTTTNLNAVAFADEQVVIAAGNNGEIIKSIDGGLTWIAVNSGTNVNIFSIKYIRNENKQDLIASAENGIMLISNDLGDNWTVVQTPTTNDLYSVSFGSSDFGITTGEAGTELYTTDGGLTWSENPAGDRFKVSKNEQAKLNQNYPNPFNPSTLISYSINDNADVNIRIFDMTGREVSTLVNSFHSAGTYSVSFNASNLASGIYFYVLRVNTGTNEITKTMKMILTK; encoded by the coding sequence ATGAGACTCAACAAAACAATCGCAGCTTTATTTATTATGTTATTTATTTTAACCGCTGTCAGGTTATTCTCTCAGACTCCGCTGAACCAGTTCAGCATTAAGTTTGAAACCTCTGTTGCAGCAACAATGGTGGGCCAGGATGGCCTTGTTATGCGCACTGAAGATGGCGGCTTGAACTGGTCTGTTCTGGATGCTGGTATAACAAATGTGCTTTTCAGCAATGAATCATTTGTTTACACTGATCCCACAGGCGGAATTCAAACCGTGCATTTTGCATGCGGAGAGAACGGTGTAATTATTAAATCACTAAACAGCGGAGCAAACTGGAGCTTACTGACAACAGGCACAACCGAAAATCTGAATTACATTTATGCACGTAAATCTGATGAGATATATGTTTGCGGAAACAATGGTACATTATTATTTTCACAGGACCTTGGTGAAACATGGACAAGTATTGAAGTTAATACTGATAAAAACCTGAAAATGATGGCAATGGCACCGGATGTACCGGAAATAAACAAAAGGATGCCTGTTATTGTTGGAGACAGCGGAACTGTCCTTGTAAACAGTGATCTAGCAGGAAACTGGACCCCGGTTGTTTGCGGGACAACTACCAACCTGAATGCTGTTGCTTTTGCAGATGAACAGGTTGTAATTGCAGCCGGCAATAACGGTGAAATAATAAAATCCATAGATGGCGGTTTAACATGGATAGCTGTAAATTCAGGCACAAATGTTAATATATTTTCTATAAAATATATAAGGAACGAGAATAAACAGGACCTGATCGCATCAGCAGAGAACGGTATAATGCTTATAAGCAATGATTTAGGTGATAACTGGACCGTTGTTCAAACCCCGACTACAAACGATCTGTATTCAGTAAGCTTTGGCAGCAGTGATTTTGGTATCACAACCGGTGAAGCCGGAACCGAGCTTTACACTACAGATGGCGGGTTAACATGGTCAGAAAATCCCGCAGGTGACAGATTCAAAGTTTCTAAAAATGAACAGGCAAAGCTTAATCAAAACTATCCGAACCCGTTCAATCCTTCAACACTTATAAGTTATTCAATTAACGATAATGCCGATGTGAATATCAGGATATTCGATATGACAGGAAGAGAAGTAAGCACGCTTGTTAATTCATTCCACAGTGCAGGTACTTATTCAGTAAGCTTTAATGCATCAAACCTTGCAAGCGGAATATACTTCTATGTTTTAAGAGTGAACACAGGCACAAATGAGATCACCAAAACAATGAAGATGATCTTAACGAAATAA
- a CDS encoding T9SS type A sorting domain-containing protein, whose protein sequence is MDTFIYRTVLLSLILILLEISISAQNPGNITDISFKNEQTVMLSGENGLLMRSDNSGVTWADISANITNVIYTCTFAEYLVNHNSSALMLAAGENGIILRSSDAGSTWNISTGFTYNDLHDILIYDQNNYYICGSSGTMLRSTDHGGTWNEVSLKTSLNLNKMVSFPPGSSRVINIIAVGESGTCLATINNSDWFTVTMPVQEDILSITSRGNIVVCGTENGKILRSVNRGVTWEAVLTGISTEIYCLEFAGENDLTGTTSSGIILRSTNSGLNWAIINSPFSHSLTGLGFGSSTYGIAGGLTDSLLYTTNGGINWVTFTQPYTSLNSKEDHSVSLKNYPNPFNPVTMINYSLKSSGNVILTVYDMAGKQIDCLVNKLQVKGEHSVKFDANNLASGIYFYTLRFNDGINSYTETKKMILAK, encoded by the coding sequence TTGGACACATTTATTTACAGAACAGTACTCTTATCTTTAATATTGATACTTTTAGAAATATCAATATCTGCGCAAAACCCTGGTAATATTACTGATATAAGCTTCAAAAATGAGCAAACGGTTATGCTTTCAGGGGAAAATGGCCTGTTAATGAGATCAGATAACAGCGGAGTAACCTGGGCTGATATTTCAGCAAATATTACAAACGTAATTTATACCTGCACATTTGCAGAATACCTTGTAAACCATAACTCCTCTGCCTTAATGCTTGCAGCAGGTGAAAACGGGATAATTTTAAGATCAAGTGATGCGGGAAGCACATGGAATATTTCAACCGGTTTTACATATAACGATCTTCATGATATACTGATCTATGATCAAAATAATTATTATATATGCGGTAGCAGCGGCACAATGCTTCGCTCAACAGATCATGGTGGTACATGGAATGAGGTTTCTTTAAAGACATCTTTGAACTTAAACAAGATGGTATCATTTCCGCCGGGCTCATCAAGGGTCATAAATATTATTGCAGTTGGCGAAAGCGGTACCTGCCTGGCAACAATAAATAATTCAGACTGGTTTACTGTAACAATGCCGGTACAGGAAGATATACTTTCTATAACTTCGAGGGGTAACATTGTTGTTTGCGGGACTGAGAACGGGAAAATTTTACGTTCAGTTAACAGGGGTGTTACATGGGAGGCAGTATTAACAGGAATTTCAACGGAAATATATTGTCTTGAATTTGCCGGTGAGAATGATTTAACAGGGACAACAAGCTCAGGTATAATTTTGCGTTCAACAAACAGCGGTTTAAATTGGGCAATTATTAATTCTCCGTTTTCGCATAGTTTAACCGGATTAGGATTTGGCAGCAGTACTTACGGAATCGCAGGAGGTTTGACTGATTCATTATTATACACAACAAACGGCGGAATAAACTGGGTTACATTTACACAGCCCTATACATCATTAAATTCCAAAGAAGATCATAGCGTAAGCCTGAAAAACTATCCTAATCCGTTTAACCCTGTTACAATGATAAATTATTCTTTAAAAAGCAGCGGGAACGTAATTTTAACAGTTTATGATATGGCAGGCAAACAAATAGATTGTCTGGTAAATAAGCTACAAGTTAAAGGAGAACATTCCGTAAAATTTGATGCAAATAATCTCGCAAGCGGAATTTATTTTTATACTTTAAGATTTAATGACGGAATTAATAGTTATACCGAAACTAAGAAAATGATCCTAGCAAAATAA
- a CDS encoding T9SS type A sorting domain-containing protein, with the protein MFTFVDPLGGEQIYQFAAGENGIILATFDKGTTWQTVTSGTTEHLYCIVTRSQYEMYACGANGTMLVSYDMGTIWLPLSVNTTETLKKMALAGNDANIEDVKALAVGTAGTVLYTKDFGVTWQAGVSGITTDLNAVTFAGGQTVFAAGNTGVILKSIDGGMTWTAVTTGTTLNLFDIKYLTDETKRDIIATGEDGTILISTDLGDTWTSVTSPTANDLFSVNFGSSTFGISTGSEGTEIYTTDGGLTWTNGVELNPVNTGKKETIKLSQNYPNPFNPSTVISYSVNDNSNVNIKIYDMTGREVRTLVNSFHNAGTYSVNFNASNLSSGIYFYVLRVNTGANEITKTMKMILTK; encoded by the coding sequence ATGTTCACATTTGTTGATCCGTTAGGCGGAGAGCAGATATACCAGTTCGCAGCAGGCGAAAACGGTATTATTCTTGCAACTTTCGATAAAGGCACAACATGGCAGACTGTTACAAGCGGCACAACTGAGCATCTTTACTGTATAGTTACACGTTCGCAATATGAAATGTACGCATGCGGCGCTAACGGTACAATGCTTGTATCCTATGATATGGGGACAATATGGTTACCGCTTTCTGTAAATACTACAGAGACATTAAAGAAAATGGCACTTGCAGGCAACGATGCGAATATTGAAGATGTAAAAGCATTAGCAGTAGGAACAGCAGGCACAGTACTTTATACCAAAGATTTTGGTGTAACCTGGCAAGCAGGTGTATCCGGAATTACAACTGACCTTAATGCAGTAACGTTTGCAGGCGGGCAGACAGTATTTGCAGCAGGCAACACAGGTGTGATATTAAAATCAATTGATGGCGGTATGACATGGACAGCTGTAACAACAGGAACAACTCTTAACCTGTTTGATATAAAATACCTGACAGATGAAACCAAACGTGATATTATAGCCACAGGCGAAGACGGAACAATTTTAATTTCAACAGATCTTGGAGATACATGGACCTCTGTAACATCACCAACAGCAAACGACCTGTTCTCAGTGAACTTCGGCAGCAGCACATTCGGAATTTCTACCGGGTCAGAAGGAACAGAGATATATACAACAGACGGCGGATTAACGTGGACCAATGGAGTTGAGCTGAATCCCGTAAATACCGGCAAAAAAGAGACCATAAAGCTCAGCCAGAACTACCCTAACCCGTTCAATCCTTCAACAGTAATAAGCTATTCTGTAAACGATAATTCAAACGTAAATATCAAGATATACGATATGACAGGCAGAGAAGTAAGAACACTTGTAAATTCATTCCATAATGCCGGAACTTATTCTGTGAACTTTAACGCATCAAACCTTTCAAGCGGAATATATTTTTATGTATTAAGAGTTAACACAGGTGCAAATGAGATCACCAAAACAATGAAGATGATCTTAACAAAATAA